In Chelmon rostratus isolate fCheRos1 chromosome 4, fCheRos1.pri, whole genome shotgun sequence, a genomic segment contains:
- the bloc1s2 gene encoding biogenesis of lysosome-related organelles complex 1 subunit 2 codes for MAATGDDAAAMDSISRAPTVHSAALNPVASTSSHAESPEVVAESPAVVLKKPGTNSDGVETAEEAVEPAEPDINELCTDMFEKMAVFLQGELTGTCEDYRLLENMNKLTSLKYMEMKDISINISRNLQDLNNKYASLQPYLDQINQIEEQVSSLEQAAYKLDAYSKKLEARFKKLEKR; via the exons atgGCTGCAACGGGCGACGACGCAGCAGCTATGGACAGCATCTCCAGGGCACCAACGGTCCATTCAGCGGCTCTGAACCCGGTGGCAAGCACCAGCAGTCATGCAGAAAGCCCGGAGGTTGTGGCCGAAAGCCCGGCGGTAGTTCTCAAAAAGCCTGGCACAAACA GTGATGGTgtggagacagcagaggaggctgtggAGCCTGCAGAGCCTGATATCAATGAGTTGTGCACAGATATGTTTGAAAAGATGGCCGTCTTCCTGCAAGGAGAACTAACAG GAACTTGCGAGGATTACCGTCTGTTGGAAAACATGAACAAGCTTACTAGTCTGAAGTACATGGAAATGAAGGACATCAGCATCAATATTAGCCGTAACCTGCAGGATCTCAATAACAAGT ATGCCAGCCTACAGCCCTACTTGGACCAGATAAATCAAATTGAGGAGCAAGTGTCTTCACTTGAACAGGCTGCTTACAAACTGGATGCGTACTCCAAGAAACTGG AGGCCAGATTCAAAAAACTGGAGAAGCGATGA